One region of Mucilaginibacter sp. 14171R-50 genomic DNA includes:
- a CDS encoding type IX secretion system plug protein domain-containing protein: protein MMKSFLLSLFLLIPIACFAQNPPFDNSIYRHEIKSVEFYNSKKPASFPVIELGGRETVTLGFDDLSGASRTFNYTLQHCDANWRPSNLSPSEYLESFTDDRINDYTYSSGTFQKYTHYEVKIPNRNIIPKISGNYILKVYEDGDPAKLILTRRLYVVDKRVSVSANIIASNNVSARRTNQKVNFTIDYTGLPVQNPNTDIRAFLMQNARPETGIMNNKPTYIRGTQLVYNDVNINDFAGRNEFRHFDTRTLKLNSERISKIYKDTANTVMLLGDPNRNLPNYTLLYDIDGKFFIINQDGNDPRRDADYAYMYFTLAANKSQAEGTAYIVGQFNDYKLDDNSKLTYDDRGRWYTNLLLKQGVYDYQYVWVSNATRQPDDTALEGNYFETENEYQLLVYYRQTGARYEQLVGYNMLTTQRH, encoded by the coding sequence ATGATGAAAAGTTTTTTACTAAGCCTGTTCCTGTTAATTCCGATTGCATGTTTTGCCCAAAACCCGCCGTTTGATAACAGCATTTACCGGCACGAAATAAAAAGCGTTGAGTTTTACAACTCAAAAAAACCGGCATCCTTCCCGGTAATAGAACTGGGCGGGCGCGAAACGGTTACTTTGGGTTTTGACGACCTTAGCGGTGCCAGCCGCACTTTTAACTACACACTGCAGCATTGCGATGCCAACTGGCGCCCATCTAACCTGTCGCCCTCTGAGTACCTGGAAAGCTTTACCGACGATCGCATTAATGATTATACCTACTCATCAGGTACATTCCAAAAATACACCCACTACGAGGTTAAGATACCTAACCGCAATATCATTCCTAAGATATCCGGCAATTACATATTAAAGGTTTATGAGGACGGCGACCCTGCCAAACTGATACTTACCCGCAGGCTTTACGTGGTTGATAAGCGGGTATCGGTAAGTGCAAATATTATTGCATCAAACAATGTATCGGCAAGGCGCACCAATCAAAAGGTAAATTTCACCATTGACTATACCGGCTTGCCCGTACAAAACCCCAACACCGACATCCGGGCATTTTTAATGCAGAACGCCCGGCCCGAAACCGGCATCATGAACAACAAGCCAACCTACATACGCGGTACGCAGCTGGTTTATAACGACGTTAACATCAACGATTTTGCCGGCCGTAACGAGTTCAGGCATTTTGATACCCGCACATTAAAGCTAAACTCGGAGCGTATCTCAAAAATTTACAAGGATACCGCTAACACTGTAATGTTATTGGGCGACCCTAACCGTAACCTGCCTAATTACACGTTGTTGTATGATATCGACGGCAAGTTTTTTATCATTAACCAGGATGGTAACGACCCGCGCCGCGACGCGGATTACGCTTACATGTATTTTACCCTGGCAGCCAATAAATCGCAGGCAGAGGGCACGGCCTATATTGTGGGCCAGTTTAATGATTATAAGCTAGACGATAACAGTAAGCTAACCTACGATGACCGCGGGCGCTGGTACACCAATTTACTGTTAAAACAGGGCGTTTACGATTACCAGTACGTTTGGGTAAGCAACGCCACCAGGCAACCTGATGATACCGCTTTAGAAGGCAACTATTTTGAAACCGAGAACGAATATCAATTACTTGTTTACTACCGCCAAACCGGCGCACGTTATGAACAACTGGTAGGTTATAACATGCTGACCACGCAAAGGCACTAG